Proteins found in one Lonchura striata isolate bLonStr1 chromosome 25, bLonStr1.mat, whole genome shotgun sequence genomic segment:
- the LOC144247478 gene encoding voltage-gated delayed rectifier potassium channel KCNH4-like: MMEVVWEGLCRYSRSPRLPQAPQPRPESGAAPEKPLPSIVEDEEEPDEVFQQSPASTSRRKPLLPALSSSVRRGSLSSLLGDELRQGSALRHGCPSPARGGRSPAPQCPRDGRLPERDGGAGGRPPKLLIPSLLSSGPPDLSPRYAGMCGRLIPLPRVCATRLCPGCPTDILGDAEMVARRVVDGIEDNGGASEPQTFCFSTEPPQSAPRDSPSSGTDAGGPALLMEAERIKQNISRLNQEISHLNREVSHLSRELQNMMELLRGHLGAPQPPACPCRLPATVSPPSAAPVPPSPPVPPSSLSSPTGSPRAKRCPVRSRSAHAAALHPWLGAEGPRPPRGDTPDPRRGSDSEPPPLPPRSARSFPGCSAGAGGRARPQPRSGSTSSR; this comes from the exons ATGATGGAGGTGGTGTGGGAG GGGCTCTGCCGCTACTCCCGGTCCCCGAGGCTGCCGCAGGCGCCACAG CCTCGTCCGGAGAGCGGTGCTGCCCCGGAGAAACCCCTTCCCTCCATtgtggaggatgaggaggagcccgaCGAGGTTTTCCAGCAGTCCCCCGCCAGCACCTCCCGCCGCAAGCCGCTGCTGCCCGCGCTGAGCTCCTCGGTGCGCCGcggctccctgagcagcctcctGGGCGATGAGCTGCgccagggctcagccctgcGCCACGGCTGCCCCTCCCCGGCCcgcggcggccgcagccccgctccGCAGTGCCCGAGGGACGGCCGGCTCCCGGAGCGGGATGGAGGCGCGGGCGGGAGGCCGCCCAAGCTCctcatcccctccctgctctcgTCCGGCCCGCCCGACCTCAGCCCCAGGTACGCCGGGATGTGCGGGCGGCTCATCCCGCTGCCGCGGGTTTGTGCCaccaggctgtgccctgggtgtCCCACGGACATCCTGGGGGATGCTGAGATGGTGGCACGGAG AGTCGTGGATGGGATTGAAGACAACGGAGGGGCTTCAGAGCCACAAACCTTCTGCTTCAGCACGGAGCCGCCGCAGAGCGCGCCGAGGGACTCCCCCAGCTCAG GGACTGACGCCGGcggcccagccctgctgatggAGGCGGAGCGGATAAAGCAGAACATCAGCAGGCTCAACCAGGAG ATCAGCCACCTCAACCGGGAGGTTTCTCACCTCAGCCGGGAGCTGCAGAACATGATGGAGCTGCTCAGGGGCCACCTGggcgccccgcagcccccggcctgTCCCTGCCGTCTGCCCGCCACCGTCTCGCCGCCATCCgctgccccggtgcccccctcgcccccggtgccccccagcTCGCTCAGCTCCCCCACCGGCAGCCCCCGGGCCAAACGCTGCCCGGTCCGCAGCCGCTCTGCCCACGCCGCCGCCCTGCACCCCTGGCTGGGCGCCGaggggccgcgcccgccgcgggGGGACACCCCCGACCCCCGCCGGGGCTCGGACTcggagccgccgccgctgccgccccgctccgcccgttCCTTCCCCGGCTGctcggccggggccgggggtcGCGCCCGCCCGCAGCCGCGGTCCGGCTCCACCAGCTCCCGCTGA
- the RAB5C gene encoding ras-related protein Rab-5C, translated as MAGRGGAARPNGPAAGNKICQFKLVLLGESAVGKSSLVLRFVKGQFHEYQESTIGAAFLTQTVCLDDTTVKFEIWDTAGQERYHSLAPMYYRGAQAAIVVYDITNTDTFVRAKNWVKELQRQASPNIVIALAGNKADLANKRAVDFQDAQTYADDNSLLFMETSAKTAMNVNEIFMAIAKKLPKNEPQNAPGGPGRNRVVDLQESSQPSRSQCCSN; from the exons ATGGCAGGTCGAGGTGGAGCTGCCCGACCGAATGGACCAGCTGCTgggaacaaaatctgccagttcAAACTTGTTCTCTTGGGCGAGTCAGCGGTGGGGAAGTCCAGCCTGGTCCTGCGCTTTGTGAAGGGGCAGTTCCACGAGTACCAGGAGAGCACAATTGGAG CTGCCTTCCTAACACAGACAGTGTGTCTGGATGACACAACGGTGAAGTTTGAGATCTGGGACACGGCGGGGCAGGAGCGATACCACAGCCTGGCCCCCATGTACTACCGGGGGGCTCAGGCAGCCATCGTGGTCTACGACATCACCAACACA GACACATTTGTACGAGCCAAGAACTGGGTGAAAGAGTTGCAGAGGCAGGCTAGCCCCAATATTGTAATTGCACTAGCAGGAAACAAGGCAGACCTTGCTAACAAGAGAGCTGTGGACTTCCAG GATGCACAGACATATGCAGATGACAACAGCTTGCTGTTCATGGAGACGTCAGCGAAGACAGCGATGAATGTGAATGAAATCTTCATGGCAATAG CCAAGAAACTGCCAAAAAATGAACCCCAGAATGCTCCTGGTGGCCCAGGCAGGAATCGGGTGGTGGACCTTCAGGagagcagccagcccagcagaagccagtgctgcagcaactga